GCGCGGAGCCGGGCATCCTCGATCGAGCTCGTCACATGCAAGTGGTACTCAGGCGAAACCGACGAGGCAACCTCCGAAATCTCGGGCAGCTTTTTCAGCGCCTTGCCTCCGGCAGCCTTTGGATTGACGATCACCGCGAACCGCTCGTTGGCCAAAGTCGTAGCTCCCGTTCTATCAGACAATCGAAACGCCGTTGTGATCGGTGACTGCTCCGACGAGCCAATAGGGAACGCCCAGTGCTTCGAACCGGGCCTGCGCTTCCCCAATCGCGTCCGGCGCAATCGCAAGCAACAGTCCCCCCGAAGTTTGCGGATCGAAACAAAGGAGGCGACGCTCGGCGGAAACCGAGGAAGCGACCTGCACCCGATCGCCCTCGAAGTGGGCCAGGTTTCGCTGCAGACCGCCCGATACCTGGTTGCTGCCGGCGTATTCGAGCGCGCCTGGAATCACCGGCAGCGCCGCAGCGTCCATTTCGATGCCAACGCCGCTCTTCGCAGCGATTTCCGACGAATGCCCGGCAAGCGAGAACCCTGTGACGTCGGTACACGCGTGGACCGCGAGATCGGTGACAGCCTCCTGGGCAGCGCGGTTCAGCGTGGTCATCCAACGGACTGCGTCGGACACGTGCTCGCCAGTTGCCACGCCGTTCTTGAGCGCGGTTGTGATGAGTCCGGTTCCGAGCGGTTTGGTCAACATCAACAGGTCACCCGGTCTCGCGCCGGCCTTCGTCCACACCCGATCTGGATGCGCGGCGCCGGTGACTGAAAGTCCATACTTCGGCTCATCGTCGATGACCGTGTGGCCGCCGGCGATGATCCCACCTGCCTCACGCACCTTCGTGGCGGCGCCTTCGAAGATCTGCGTGATCGCCTCGATCGGCATATCCGCGGGGAAGGCGGCGATGCTGAGCGCCAGCAGCACCGAACCGTTCATGGCGAAGACATCGCTCATCGAATTCGTCGCGGCAATAGCCCCGTAGTTCCACGGATCGTCGACAATTGGCGGAAAGAAGTCGACCGTTTGCACGATCGCTCGATCGGGACTCATTCGGAAGACCGCTGCATCGTCACTGGTTTGCAATCCGACCAGAAGATCTGGATGCGAATCGACGGTCAACGGCAAGAGTGCCTGGGCAAGCCGGTCTGGACCCATCTTGGCGGCGCAACCGGCGCATGAGGCCAGTTGAGTCAGGCGAACTCG
The nucleotide sequence above comes from Thermomicrobiales bacterium. Encoded proteins:
- the selD gene encoding selenide, water dikinase SelD gives rise to the protein MVSSLERVRLTQLASCAGCAAKMGPDRLAQALLPLTVDSHPDLLVGLQTSDDAAVFRMSPDRAIVQTVDFFPPIVDDPWNYGAIAATNSMSDVFAMNGSVLLALSIAAFPADMPIEAITQIFEGAATKVREAGGIIAGGHTVIDDEPKYGLSVTGAAHPDRVWTKAGARPGDLLMLTKPLGTGLITTALKNGVATGEHVSDAVRWMTTLNRAAQEAVTDLAVHACTDVTGFSLAGHSSEIAAKSGVGIEMDAAALPVIPGALEYAGSNQVSGGLQRNLAHFEGDRVQVASSVSAERRLLCFDPQTSGGLLLAIAPDAIGEAQARFEALGVPYWLVGAVTDHNGVSIV